The following are encoded in a window of Variovorax paradoxus genomic DNA:
- a CDS encoding DMT family transporter: MGAIAFSGKAIIVKLAYRYGVDAITLIMLRMLFALPLFALMAWWAGRGKPALTTRDWLGILGLGFSGYYLASFLDFAGLAYISASFERLILYLNPTLVLFFGWLLYRRRPTRPQVFGMVVSYAGVLLVFGHELWTGGDGKGGGAAAWGAFLVFLSAVSYAGYLVYSGEFVKRLGSLRLVGLATTVACLLCILQFVLTRPMSAAMAVAPEVIWLSVLNATLCTAVPVLMVMMAIERIGPAIAAQTGMIGPLSTILMGVVILGEPFTAWIAAGTVLVIAGIFVFTRKGR, from the coding sequence CTGGGCGCCATCGCCTTCAGCGGCAAGGCCATCATCGTCAAGCTGGCGTACCGCTATGGCGTCGACGCCATCACGCTCATCATGCTGCGCATGCTCTTCGCGCTGCCGCTGTTCGCGCTCATGGCGTGGTGGGCCGGCCGCGGCAAGCCCGCGCTCACGACGCGCGACTGGCTCGGCATCCTGGGGCTCGGCTTCTCGGGCTACTACCTCGCGAGCTTTCTCGACTTTGCCGGGCTGGCCTACATCTCGGCCAGCTTCGAGCGGCTGATCCTGTACCTCAACCCCACGCTGGTGCTGTTCTTCGGCTGGCTGCTGTACCGGCGCCGCCCGACGCGCCCGCAGGTGTTCGGCATGGTCGTGAGCTACGCCGGCGTGCTGCTGGTGTTCGGCCACGAGCTCTGGACCGGTGGCGACGGCAAGGGCGGCGGTGCGGCCGCATGGGGCGCGTTCCTCGTGTTCCTGAGCGCAGTGAGCTACGCGGGCTACCTTGTGTACAGCGGCGAGTTCGTCAAGCGCCTGGGCTCGCTGCGGCTCGTGGGTTTGGCCACCACCGTGGCCTGCCTGCTGTGCATCCTGCAGTTCGTGCTCACGCGGCCGATGAGTGCGGCGATGGCGGTGGCGCCCGAGGTGATCTGGCTGTCGGTGCTCAACGCCACGCTGTGCACGGCTGTGCCTGTCCTCATGGTGATGATGGCCATCGAGCGCATCGGCCCCGCCATTGCGGCGCAAACCGGCATGATCGGGCCCCTGTCCACCATCCTCATGGGGGTGGTCATATTGGGTGAGCCGTTCACCGCGTGGATCGCGGCCGGCACGGTGCTCGTCATCGCGGGCATCTTCGTTTTCACACGCAAGGGGCGCTAG
- a CDS encoding LysR family transcriptional regulator, translated as MNVTLRQLRVFRSVAEGRNFSRAGDQVGLSQPAVSRSISELEAQLGLKLLDRTTREVVLTEAGHSFAARLDRVLDELDQTLQDVAGLASARGGKVRVASSPTLSANLMPDCIAACAVQAPGIQFLLLDRIQQDVLDSVRSGEVDFGVVIEPSEADDLHCESILADPFMVVTLPGHRLTEKKASVNWSALDGQPLVLLDHASGSRRLIDLALERHGARCDVKQQLGHATTVFRMVEAGIGISVMPGLSLPPEGLASLVVRPLVPNVQRAIMLIRRRNRELSPLAQRVWRMVRETAALSEASAAPATKAR; from the coding sequence ATGAACGTCACGCTGCGTCAACTCCGTGTCTTCCGCTCGGTGGCCGAGGGCCGCAACTTCAGCCGCGCAGGCGACCAGGTGGGCCTGAGCCAGCCTGCCGTGAGCCGGTCGATCTCGGAACTCGAGGCCCAGCTGGGCCTGAAGCTGCTCGACCGCACCACGCGCGAGGTGGTGCTGACCGAAGCCGGCCACTCGTTCGCGGCCCGGCTCGACCGCGTGCTCGACGAACTCGACCAGACCCTGCAGGACGTGGCCGGCCTGGCCAGCGCGCGCGGCGGCAAGGTGCGCGTGGCGAGCAGCCCCACGCTGTCGGCCAACCTCATGCCCGACTGCATCGCGGCCTGCGCGGTGCAGGCGCCGGGCATCCAGTTTCTGCTGCTCGACCGCATCCAGCAGGACGTGCTGGACAGCGTGCGCAGCGGCGAGGTCGATTTCGGCGTGGTGATCGAGCCCTCCGAAGCCGACGACCTGCACTGCGAATCGATCCTCGCCGACCCCTTCATGGTGGTCACGTTGCCCGGCCATCGGCTGACGGAAAAAAAGGCTTCGGTGAACTGGTCGGCACTCGACGGCCAGCCGCTGGTGCTGCTCGATCACGCCTCGGGCAGCCGGCGCCTCATCGACCTGGCGCTGGAGCGGCACGGCGCGCGCTGCGACGTGAAGCAGCAGCTGGGCCATGCGACCACCGTGTTCCGCATGGTCGAGGCCGGCATCGGCATCAGCGTGATGCCGGGGCTGTCGCTGCCGCCCGAGGGGCTGGCGAGTCTGGTGGTGCGCCCGCTGGTGCCGAATGTGCAGCGCGCGATCATGCTCATACGGCGCCGCAACCGCGAGCTGTCGCCGCTCGCGCAGCGGGTCTGGCGCATGGTGCGCGAGACGGCCGCGCTCAGTGAGGCATCGGCCGCGCCGGCGACGAAGGCGCGCTGA
- a CDS encoding response regulator: MTTVRAFIVEDNPALRASLAGTLREMARIDPVGQAESEAEGTRWLTHNPALWDLAIVDLFLGDGTGYSVLEACRNRDPKQKIVVLSNHATPETRRKCAQLGADAVFDKATEVEDLIDYCVRQRQERFFSAPSSPARPMPH, translated from the coding sequence ATGACCACCGTCCGCGCCTTCATCGTCGAAGACAACCCCGCGCTCCGTGCGAGCCTGGCGGGCACGCTGCGCGAGATGGCGCGCATCGATCCGGTCGGCCAGGCCGAGTCGGAGGCCGAGGGCACGCGCTGGCTCACGCACAACCCGGCGCTGTGGGACCTGGCCATCGTCGACCTGTTCCTGGGCGACGGCACCGGCTACAGCGTGCTCGAGGCCTGCCGCAACCGCGACCCGAAGCAGAAGATCGTGGTGCTGAGCAACCACGCCACGCCCGAGACGCGCCGCAAGTGCGCGCAGCTCGGCGCCGACGCGGTGTTCGACAAGGCCACCGAGGTCGAGGACCTGATCGACTACTGCGTGCGCCAGCGGCAGGAGCGTTTTTTCAGCGCGCCTTCGTCGCCGGCGCGGCCGATGCCTCACTGA
- a CDS encoding quinone oxidoreductase family protein, with the protein MLSKAVRIDRHGGPEELKVVEVEVGEPGPGEIRIRHKAVGLNFIDTYQRTGLYPFQMPLQLGMEASGVVEAVGEGVTHLKAGDRAAYASQPPGAYCELRVMPAKCVCKLPDDISFETGAAMMLKGLTAQYLLKKTLPAEGLQPGDFVLFHAAAGGVGLIACQWAKALGLQLIGTAGSDAKCKLALAHGAAHAINYSTENFAARVKEITGGKGVKVVYDSVGKDTFEGSVDSLRPFGLLAIFGNGSGPVPPINLGLLASKGSLYVTRPTLFTHIATRESTQAMADDLFAVVRSGAVKIPIDQRYALADVQQAHRDLEARKTTGCTILTL; encoded by the coding sequence ATGTTGAGCAAAGCCGTCCGTATCGACCGCCATGGCGGTCCCGAGGAACTGAAGGTCGTCGAGGTCGAGGTGGGCGAGCCCGGCCCCGGCGAGATCCGCATCCGCCACAAGGCCGTGGGCCTGAACTTCATCGACACCTACCAGCGCACCGGTCTGTACCCGTTCCAGATGCCGCTGCAACTCGGCATGGAAGCATCCGGCGTCGTCGAGGCGGTGGGCGAGGGCGTGACGCACCTGAAGGCCGGCGACCGTGCCGCCTACGCGAGCCAGCCGCCCGGCGCCTATTGCGAGCTGCGCGTGATGCCCGCCAAGTGCGTGTGCAAGCTGCCCGACGACATCTCCTTCGAGACCGGCGCGGCCATGATGCTCAAGGGCCTCACCGCGCAGTACCTGCTGAAGAAGACGCTGCCGGCCGAAGGTCTGCAGCCCGGCGACTTCGTGCTGTTCCATGCGGCGGCCGGCGGTGTCGGCCTCATCGCGTGCCAGTGGGCCAAGGCGCTCGGCCTGCAGCTCATCGGCACGGCCGGCAGCGACGCCAAGTGCAAGCTCGCGCTGGCGCACGGCGCAGCGCACGCCATCAACTACAGCACGGAGAACTTCGCGGCGCGCGTGAAGGAGATCACCGGCGGCAAGGGCGTGAAGGTGGTGTACGACTCGGTGGGCAAGGACACCTTCGAAGGCTCCGTCGACAGCCTGCGCCCCTTCGGCCTGCTGGCGATCTTCGGCAACGGCTCGGGCCCGGTGCCGCCAATCAACCTCGGCCTGCTGGCCTCGAAGGGCTCGCTCTACGTGACGCGTCCGACGCTGTTCACGCACATCGCCACGCGCGAAAGCACGCAGGCCATGGCCGACGACCTCTTCGCGGTGGTGCGAAGCGGCGCGGTGAAGATCCCCATCGACCAGCGCTATGCCCTGGCCGACGTGCAGCAGGCGCACCGCGACCTCGAGGCACGCAAGACCACGGGCTGCACCATCCTCACGCTCTGA
- a CDS encoding SDR family oxidoreductase, translated as MDLGIAGKTALVCGASKGLGYGCAEALVREGVNVVIVARGAEALDAAAKQLVAAAGPSGPFVKHVAADITTETGRAAVFALGHDFDIVVTNAGGPPPGDFRNWDREAWIKAVDANMLTPIELIKATVDGMAKRGFGRIVNITSSSVKSPIDILGLSNGARSGLTGFVAGVARTSVAAQGVTINNLLPGSFETDRLKGTMAGAAQKSGQDFDTVWEARKKNIPAKRFGNPAEFGAICAFLCSMQAGYMTGQNVLADGGAYPGTY; from the coding sequence ATGGATCTGGGCATTGCAGGCAAGACCGCACTGGTGTGCGGCGCGAGCAAGGGGTTGGGCTACGGCTGCGCCGAGGCGCTGGTGCGCGAAGGCGTCAACGTGGTGATCGTGGCGCGCGGCGCCGAGGCGCTCGACGCTGCAGCCAAGCAGTTGGTGGCAGCGGCCGGCCCGTCGGGTCCGTTCGTCAAGCACGTGGCAGCCGACATCACGACCGAAACCGGCCGCGCGGCCGTGTTCGCGCTGGGCCACGACTTCGACATCGTCGTCACCAACGCCGGCGGCCCGCCGCCCGGCGACTTCCGCAACTGGGACCGCGAGGCGTGGATCAAGGCGGTCGACGCCAACATGCTCACGCCGATCGAACTCATCAAGGCCACGGTGGACGGCATGGCCAAGCGCGGCTTCGGTCGCATCGTCAACATCACGTCGAGCTCGGTGAAGTCGCCGATCGACATCCTGGGTTTGTCGAACGGCGCGCGCAGCGGCCTCACGGGCTTCGTGGCGGGCGTGGCGCGCACGTCGGTGGCGGCGCAGGGCGTGACCATCAACAACCTGCTGCCGGGCTCCTTCGAGACCGACCGCCTCAAGGGCACGATGGCCGGCGCGGCGCAGAAGTCGGGCCAGGATTTCGACACGGTATGGGAAGCGCGCAAGAAGAACATTCCGGCCAAGCGCTTCGGCAACCCGGCGGAGTTCGGCGCGATCTGCGCGTTCCTGTGCAGCATGCAGGCCGGCTACATGACAGGGCAAAACGTGCTCGCCGACGGCGGCGCCTACCCGGGCACGTACTGA